The following are from one region of the Trichoderma breve strain T069 chromosome 5, whole genome shotgun sequence genome:
- a CDS encoding bacterial low temperature requirement A protein (LtrA) domain-containing protein, protein MAEHEGHSEVREKLRLMKSPVVLSETSETSHGGAEMPNLANFGDRYTDNSIQFMRHEEAGTLEIFTDLFFAANYAVFSKTQSVTSHERVASYIGYFGMLWMTWLVVGLYDVRFVTDSIFERLIRAVHLGAFVGFAVVAPKFDPSNQDVTTMRAMSLILMVSRLGLMIEYGSILWHVRRFKNVHISFYVQMSIHFIAAMIYLGIAFRFTNSKESRVFVTWYVVGAVEVLSTFGAAIWFPVLSLAKTHLMNRLFLLTVIILGESIVVLADKVVIIVENPDSWDASIIGILTAGVATTYMVFLIYWDWMKTAYLPPLRQMLWTLVHFPFHLALVLFMQGFTQFIQWSKVIDVLNNLSTNWIIFDPVKLAHTTSEKVQQNLTAELNKFENLYPPTYVATIELIQEALDNITDIPNAFWPKLGKALTIDDYDLPDDENTLTFYNLFSGLLNAMENSVFAVFEIDLQKEALKEEREKGGSSEEQSLSANGAQIDDATWERYNLVFTFGYIAAGACLALMVLLSIIARVTPWKPWPVIRSIIYLLLALGMGLVALLNLNDDKLSAFLNTPWLLPTLCIAWTVVLLLTHIHHDIPLFFSRRSPRPGRRDTMETKSNNDSEHAQPMVHNMDDSTSYAGAGMHHGYQPAPQAQHGSEYV, encoded by the exons ATGGCAGAACACGAAGGTCACTCTGAGGTTCGTGAGAAGCTGCGGCTCATGAAGAGCCCAGTTGTCTTGTCTGAGACCTCTGAGACCTCCCATGGAGGCGCCGAGATGCCCAATCTAGCCAATTTCGGAGATCGTTATACAGACAACTCTATCCAATTCATGAGA CACGAAGAGGCCGGCACACTGGAAATCTTTACCGACCTTTTCTTTGCAGCCAATTACGCCGTTTTTTCCAAGACACAATCAGTTACCAGTCATGAGCGAGTTGCATCATATATTGGATACTTTGG TATGCTCTGGATGACTTGGCTCGTCGTGGGACTTTATGATGTCCGGTTCGTAACAGACAGTATTTTCG AACGATTGATTCGAGCCGTCCATCTTGGAGCCTTTGTTGGATTTGCAGTTGTTGCTCCGAAATTTGATCCCAGCAATCAGGATGTAACAACCATGCGAGCAATGT CTCTTATCCTAATGGTGTCTCGTTTGGGCTTAATGATCGAGTATGGCAGCATCCTTTGGCACGTCAGACGATTCAAGAACGTCCATATTTCGTTCTATGTCCAAATGTCCATCCACTTCATCGCTGCCATGATATATCTCGGTATCGCATTCCGCTTCACCAACTCAAAGGAGAGCAGAGTATTTGTTACCTGGTACGTCGTTGGTGCTGTGGAAGTCCTGTCGACTTTCGGAGCGGCGATATGGTTCCCGGTCCTCAGTCTCGCCAAAACACACCTGATGAATCGATTGTTTCTCTTGACTGTCATCATCCTCGGTGAAAGTATCGTTGTCTTGGCTGACAAGGtagtcatcatcgtcgagaACCCTGACTCTTGGG ACGCCTCAATTATCGGAATCTTGACTGCCGGCGTAGCAACAACCTACATGGTCTTCTTGATCTACTGGGactggatgaagacggcATATCTGCCACCCCTGCGCCAAATGCTCTGGACTTTGGTTCACTTCCCATTCCATCTAGCTCTTGTCCTCTTCATGCAAGGCTTTACGCAATTCATCCAGTGGTCCAAGGTCATCGACGTGTTGAACAACTTGTCTACGAACTGGATAATTTTCGACCCAGTCAAGCTAGCTCATACTACCAGTGAGAAAGTACAGCAAAACCTGACGGCCGAGCTGAACAAATTCGAAAATTTATATCCTCCAACGTATGTCGCAACCATTGAGCTCATCCAGGAGGCTCTTGATAATATCACGGACATTCCCAATGCCTTCTGGCCCAAACTGGGCAAGGCCCTGACGATCGATGACTATGACCTGCCAGACGATGAGAACACTTTAACATTCTATAACCTGTTTTCAGGTCTACTCAATGCCATGGAAAACAGTGTCTTTGCGGTATTCGAAATTGATCTCCAAAAAGAAGCTctcaaggaagagagagaaaagggtgGTTCATCAGAAGAGCAGTCGCTGTCCGCAAATGGAGCCCAGATCGACGACGCGACCTGGGAGCGATATAACCTTGTG TTTACATTTGGTTATATCGCAGCCGGCGCTTGTCTGGCGCTGATGGTGCTTCTCTCAATCATTGCCCGCGTTACTCCTTGGAAGCCTTGGCCCGTGATCCGATCAATTATTTACCTGCTTCTGGCTCTCGGCATGGGTCTTGTTGCcctgctcaatctcaacGACGATAAATTGAGCGCGTTCCTGAACACTCCCTGGCTTCTGCCCACGCTCTGCATTGCTTGGACTGTTGTTCTACTCCTCACGCACATTCACCACGATAttcccctcttcttcagcagacGTAGCCCTAGACCAGGGCGTCGCGATACCATGGAGACTAAGTCGAACAATGATTCCGAGCATGCGCAGCCGATGGTTCACAACATGGACGATTCGACTTCCTATGCAGGCGCGGGAATGCACCACGGATATCAACCAGCACCTCAGGCTCAACACGGAAGTGAATATGTCTGA
- a CDS encoding ABC-2 type transporter domain-containing protein gives MDLKETGGRPPQASSGEEITTLPNENSRSADKKEQDDSSLVGSRISSSSDGSSTSGHRMTSRVPSHVSVQNEDDLFRVLSRRRTTGSGGSGTEGVEDSAEIERLMSRMFGHARQEQNPEENLRHSGVIFRDLTVKGVGLGASLQPTVGDIFLGLPRKIRNLIRGGRKAAQAKPPIRELISHFDGCVRPGELLLVLGRPGSGCSTFLKAFCNQRYGFEAVEGDVKYGGTDAKEIAKHFRGEVIYNPEDDLHYATLTVKRTLSFALQTRTPGKEARLEGESRSSYIKEFLRVVTKLFWIEHTLGTKVGNEFIRGVSGGERKRVSIAEAMITRASVQGWDNSSKGLDASTALEYVRAIRAMTNMGKISTSVSLYQAGESLYELVDKVLLIDGGKCLYFGPSEKAKKYFLDLGFDCPERWTTADFLTSVSDQHERSIRPGWEQRIPRSPDDFFNAYRKSEIYRENIADMEAFEKELHTQAEEREAAHRKKIEHNYTLAFHQQVIACTKRQFLIMIGDSASLFGKWGGLLFQGLIVGSLFYNLPETAAGAFPRGGTLFFLLLFNALLALAEMTAAFTSKPIMLKHKSFSFYRPAAYAVAQTVVDVPLVFIQIVLFNTIIYFMSHLARTASQYFIATLILWLVTMVTYAFFRCLAAWCPTLDEATRVTGVAVQILIVYTGYLIPPSQMHPWFSWLRWINWIFYGFECLMSNEFTGLQLECVPPYLVPQGPGTSPQFQSCTLAGSQPGQTTVDGAAYIKSAFSYTRAHLWRNFGFLWAFFIFFVFMTAVGMEIMKPNAGGGAITMFKRGQVPKAVETSIETGGRGQEKKKMDEESGAVSHITPAMVEEKELENSDSTGDGPELAKNETVFTFRSINYTIPYQKGEKKLLQDVQGYVRPGKLTALMGASGAGKTTLLNALAQRLRFGTVNGFAEQMDIHEPTSTVREALQFSALLRQPHEVPKAEKLAYCETIIDLLEMKDIAGATIGKIGQGLNQEQRKRLTIGVELASKPELLMFLDEPTSGLDSGAAFNIVRFLRKLADAGQAVLCTIHQPSAVLFEHFDELLLLKNGGRVVYHGPLGKDSQPLIRYFESNGAHRCPPNANPAEYMLDAIGAGDPNYHGQDWGDVWAASPEHDERSREIQDMISARQKVELSKNLKDDREYAAPLSLQTTLVVKRAFVSYWRAPNYIVGKFMLHILTGLFNCFTFWRLGYSTIAYQSRLFSIFMTLTISPPLIQQLQPVFLNSRNLFQSRENNAKIYSWLAWVTSAIVVEIPYGLVAGAIYFNCWWWGIFGTRVSGFTSGFSFLLMMVFELYYISFGQAIASFAPNELMASLLVPVFFLFVVSFCGVVVPPRQLPTFWRSWMYWLSPFHYLLEAFLGAAIHDHPVQCSSSEFARFSAPPGQTCESYTASFINQSGGYVQTAADGLCEFCQYATGDQFGLGFSVEYSHIWRDFGIFCGFIAFNYGVVYFSTWLKFSARNPFKIVMTKLGRNSHRAD, from the exons ATGGATCTCAAAGAAACGGGCGGTCGGCCACCCCAAGCCTCTTCGGGCGAAGAAATCACCACTCTACCTAATGAAAACAGCCGGAGTGCCgataaaaaagaacaagatgatTCGTCTCTGGTCGGTAGCCGGATCTCATCCAGTAGCGAtggctcttcaacttcaggTCATCGCATGACATCAAGGGTACCAAGTCACGTTAGCGTTCAGAATGAAGATGACCTCTTTCGCGTGTTATCCCGGCGCCGAACAACAGGCAGCGGTGGTTCTGGAACAGAAGGAGTGGAAGACTCGGCAGAGATAGAACGTCTCATGTCGCGCATGTTTGGCCATGCTAGACAAGAACAAAACCCAGAAGAGAACCTGCGACACAGCGGCGTCATCTTCCGCGATCTAACCGTCAAAGGAGTCGGGCTCGGTGCAAGCCTTCAACCAACCGTCGGCGACATATTCCTGGGCCTTCCTAGAAAAATTAGGAATCTCATCAGGGGCGGCCGCAAGGCtgcccaagccaagccaCCGATAAGAGAGCTGATTAGCCACTTTGACGGCTGTGTCAGACCTGgtgagcttctgcttgtttTGGGGCGTCCTGGATCTGGATGTTCGACGTTCCTCAAAGCATTTTGCAACCAGCGGTATGGCTTTGAAGCTGTGGAAGGAGATGTGAAGTATGGCGGGACGGACGCCAAAGAGATAGCAAAGCATTTTCGCGGCGAAGTCATTTACAACCCTGAAGATGACTTACACTACGCAACTCTGACAGTGAAGAGAACCCTGTCCTTTGCTCTTCAGACGCGCACACCAGGCAAAGAGGCGCGACTCGAGGGAGAAAGCCGTTCATCATATATCAAGGAATTCCTTCGCGTCGTCACAAAACTCTTCTGGATCGAACACACTCTTGGGACTAAAGTTGGCAATGAGTTTATCCGCGGTGTTTCTGGCGGCGAGAGAAAACGTGTCAGTATCGCAGAGGCTATGATCACCCGCGCCTCTGTGCAGGGCTGGGATAACTCAAGTAAAGGCTTAGACGCAAGCACAGCACTGGAATACGTGAGGGCCATTCGAGCAATGACAAACATGGGCAAAATCTCAACCTCGGTGTCACTCTACCAGGCCGGAGAGTCTCTATATGAGCTAGTGGACAAGGTGCTACTCATTGACGGCGGCAAGTGCCTGTATTTTGGGCCCTcggaaaaagcaaagaaataCTTCTTGGATTTGGGCTTCGACTGTCCCGAGCGTTGGACGACAGCGGACTTCTTGACATCTGTCAGCGACCAGCATGAACGAAGTATTCGCCCCGGCTGGGAGCAGCGCATCCCACGATCACCCGATGACTTCTTCAATGCGTACCGGAAGAGCGAAATTTACCGCGAGAATATCGCAGACATGGAGGCTTTCGAGAAAGAACTCCACACCCAAGCCGAAGAGCGGGAGGCGGCACACCGCAAGAAAATAGAACACAACTATACCCTAGCCTTCCATCAGCAAGTCATTGCCTGCACAAAGCGCCAGTTCCTCATCATGATAGGAGATTCGGCATCTCTCTTTGGGAAATGGGGCGGCCTCTTGTTCCAGGGTCTCATCGTGGGCAGCTTGTTCTATAACCTCCCTGaaactgctgctggagcgtTTCCAAGGGGAGGAACGCTATTCTTCCTGTTACTCTTCAATGCTTTACTTGCGCTGGCAGAAATGACAGCAGCATTCACCTCGAAGCCCATCATGCTCAAACATAAATCGTTTTCATTCTATCGGCCAGCGGCGTACGCGGTTGCGCAGACTGTCGTGGATGTCCCTCTGGTGTTCATACAAATCGTCCTGTTCAACACCATCATATACTTCATGTCGCATCTAGCTCGAACAGCATCGCAGTATTTCATCGCCACTTTAATATTATGGCTTGTTACCATGGTTACATATGCATTCTTCCGGTGCCTGGCGGCTTGGTGCCCGACTCTCGATGAGGCGACGCGAGTGACCGGAGTTGCAGTGCAAATTCTGATTGTGTACACGGGATACTTGATCCCTCCCTCTCAAATGCACCCGTGGTTTTCCTGGCTTCGGTGGATAAACTGGATCTTTTACGGATTCGAGTGTCTAATGTCGAATGAATTCACGGGCCTGCAACTCGAGTGTGTCCCTCCGTATCTAGTCCCCCAAGGGCCGGGTACATCACCACAATTTCAATCTTGCACTCTTGCAGGTAGCCAACCGGGTCAGACGACTGTCGATGGCGCAGCTTACATTAAATCTGCATTTTCGTACACTAGAGCGCATCTATGGCGCAATTTTGGGTTTCTCTGGgccttttttatcttctttgtctttatGACGGCGGTTGGAATGGAGATTATGAAGCCGAATGCTGGCGGAGGAGCAATCACCATGTTTAAAAGAGGTCAAGTACCAAAAGCCGTGGAGACTTCTATAGAGACTGGTGGCAGGggccaggagaagaagaaaatggatgaGGAGTCTGGAGCTGTATCTCACATCACCCCAGCCATGGTCGAagagaaggagcttgagaataGCGATTCAACCGGCGACGGTCCGGAACTTGCCAAGAATGAAACGGTTTTTACGTTTCGTAGTATCAACTACACCATTCCGTATcaaaagggagaaaagaagcttctACAAGATGTTCAAGGCTACGTCCGACCTGGAAAGCTCACTGCTCTCATGGGCGCATCGG GTGCGGGAAAGACGACGTTGCTCAACGCCTTGGCACAACGCCTCCGCTTCGGGACGGTCAATG GATTCGCTGAGCAAATGGACATTCACGAACCCACGTCAACAGTGCGTGAAGCCCTGCAGTTTTCAGCTCTCCTGAGGCAGCCACACGAGGTCCCAAAGGCGGAGAAGCTCGCGTATTGCGAAACCATCATCGACCTCCTTGAGATGAAAGACATTGCCGGTGCCACCATTGGCAAGATTGGTCAAGGTCTAAATCAAGAACAACGAAAGCGGTTAACCATTGGAGTCGAGCTGGCGTCCAAGCCTGAACTGCTCATGTTCCTCGACGAGCCAACTTCCGGTCTTGACTCTGGAGCAGCGTTCAACATTGTGCGATTCTTGCGAAAGCTAGCCGATGCCGGCCAAGCAGTCTTGTGTACCATCCACCAGCCATCAGCGGTCCTTTTCGAACACTTTGACGAGCTCCTGTTACTCAAGAACGGAGGAAGGGTCGTGTACCACGGACCCCTGGGCAAAGACAGCCAGCCCCTGATCAGATATTTCGAGTCCAACGGTGCTCATAGATGCCCTCCTAATGCGAATCCCGCTGAGTACATGctggatgccattggcgcaGGCGATCCCAACTATCACGGCCAGGACTGGGGCGATGTATGGGCGGCATCACCAGAACATGACGAGCGCAGTCGTGAGATTCAAGACATGATCTCGGCACGGCAGAAAGTCGAGCTATCCAAGAATCTCAAGGATGACCGCGAATACGCCGCACCCTTATCACTGCAGACAACTCTAGTGGTCAAACGAGCCTTTGTCTCGTACTGGCGAGCTCCAAACTACATTGTGGGCAAGTTTATGCTGCACATCCTCACTGGACTGTTCAACTGCTTCACCTTTTGGCGTCTGGGCTACTCTACAATCGCGTATCAAAGCCGGCTCTTCTCAATCTTCATGACGCTCACCATCTCGCCGCCCCTGATCCAGCAGCTACAACCCGTGTTTCTCAATTCACGCAACCTGTTCCAGTCCCGCGAGAACAACGCCAAGATCTACTCGTGGCTAGCATGGGTCACCTccgccatcgtcgtcgaaATCCCATACGGCCTCGTAGCGGGCGCAATTTACTTCAACTGCTGGTGGTGGGGGATATTTGGCACGCGCGTCTCCGGCTTCACGTCCGGCTTCTCCTTTCTACTAATGATGGTGTTTGAGCTGTATTACATTAGCTTCGGCCAGGCCATTGCCTCTTTCGCGCCGAATGAGCTGATGGCAAGTCTCCTGGTacccgtcttcttcctctttgtgGTCAGTTTCTGCGGTGTTGTCGTGCCTCCGAGGCAGCTGCCGACtttttggaggagctggatgtACTGGCTCTCCCCCTTTCACTATCTCTTGGAAGCCTTTCTGGGTGCCGCCATTCACGATCATCCAGTTCAGTGTAGTAGCAGCGAATTTGCACGCTTCAGCGCTCCGCCAGGCCAGACCTGTGAAAGCTATACAGCTTCGTTCATCAATCAATCTGGTGGATATGTGCAGACGGCAGCAGACGGCTTGTGTGAATTTTGTCAATATGCAACGGGAGATCAGTTTGGTTTGGGTTTCAGTGTCGAGTATAGCCATATTTGGAGGGACTTTGGCATCTTCTGCGGCTTCATTGCGTTCAACTATGGGGTTGTGTATTTCTCGACTTGGTTGAAGTTTTCTGCGAGGAACCCATTCAAGATTGTCATGACGAAGCTGGGGAGAAACAGCCACAGAGCTGATTAA
- a CDS encoding histidine phosphatase superfamily (branch 1) domain-containing protein → MHLFLIRHGETVDNVAGIYAGSRDSALTSHGVLQIRRLATHLAEEEQLALKFIFSSDLQRAVKTAEAIAAEQRRVCSRDIPVVELAELREKDFGSDEGMKFGDSRGRAPDSETAESMKARVDAFLDEHLLPLLSAHIDGSPSTCAIVSHGIILGVLYRELCARVSRGGITVDPNPSAASSLISPPFWDNTGFLECTVSMTEAVADEDKSLPLILHVSRVNCTVHLRDLKKTRGGIGSAAFDEKQRTLTSFFVPGSKKRKSHDMSAG, encoded by the coding sequence ATGCACCTCTTCCTGATCCGCCATGGCGAGACGGTCGACAACGTTGCTGGCATCTACGCCGGGTCGCGGGATTCGGCGCTGACTTCGCACGGCGTACTGCAAATCCGCAGGCTGGCCACGCACCTagccgaggaagagcagctggcATTGAAGTTCATCTTCTCGTCGGATCTCCAGCGCGCGGTGAAGACGGCCGAGGCGATTGCGGCGGAGCAGAGGCGTGTCTGCTCCCGGGACATTCCGGTCGTCGAGCTTGCCGAGCTGCGGGAAAAGGACTTTGGAAGTGATGAAGGCATGAAGTTTGGAGACTCGAGAGGCCGCGCGCCGGATTCCGAGACGGCCGAGTCGATGAAGGCGAGGGTCGACGCCTTTCTGGACGAACACCTGCTTCCACTCCTCAGCGCTCACATTGACGGAAGTCCATCGACATGCGCCATCGTCTCCCATGGCATCATCCTCGGCGTCCTCTACCGTGAGCTCTGCGCCCGCGTCAGCCGAGGCGGCATCACGGTCGACCCAAACCCCAGTGCCGCCAGCTCCCTCATCTCCCCTCCCTTCTGGGACAACACCGGCTTCCTCGAATGCACCGTGTCCATGACCGAAGCCGTGGCAGATGAGGATAAGTCGCTGCCGTTGATCCTGCACGTCAGTCGCGTCAACTGCACCGTTCATCTCAGGGACTTGAAAAAGACCCGCGGGGGCATTGGCAGCGCCGCCTTTGACGAGAAACAGCGCACTCTGACATCGTTTTTTGTGCCAGGCtcgaagaagcgcaagagcCATGACATGAGTGCTGGGTAA
- a CDS encoding ERCC4 domain-containing protein produces the protein MAPHVIDLISSSPPLPASLGPPARESAAPAACSSPRPHSPQLFVSSEFDFDFDITDNESARQDTRNAKRPRISKSPPRSPSRLPSNPSRAAPPPFLSTTNNRPSRLEFDPIEFTSSIDPDTPIVQHNASNAGSRFTQPQPAQTNKAPPEISLNSDPFASSPPPATRVAPEERAKKRETTTTIADEFSDPFASSPLPPALPPPREPHKPKEQSESLHPKLNIDEFSDPFTSSQDFNLLLPINVSTPRRAASVEVVDYARRQKHWDPISSSAPEKTPRVSSPKKKTTAGPAVINIDSDSSGTSEDEFPDIADFNASHPRPRPRSPIRRSPTSTIAARTAEQRARDKEAQVAAKAVEKERKRQEKEQLKEAKALEKERAAALAEVNKVRTDKKVSTPEMILIMPSSVNEGLKVQLETLLDGLSVEYTTRESPIGNAFKWARKVRSRFDDEMGRWEPIPLQIKAEKHALILLTADEFVDMAVNDSVDSNVSRTKRHFPGHELIYLLEGINLWMRKNRNIRNRRFTSGVRAQEQPDSEATATAASTTAAPRRRRNNAAVEEYISEDIVEDAILRLQVEHDVLIHHTAVPLETAQWIVAFTQHISTIPYKKMRDKMTSAAGFCMESGQVRTGDDARYTYVRLLQEIARVTAPIAYGIVSEFGTVSELVRGLEQGGPLRLENVRKSANKDGAVSDRAVGQAVSRRIHKVFTGRDEMSTDV, from the exons atggctCCTCATGTGATTGATCTCATCTCTTCAAGCCCTCCGTTACCAGCCAGTCTTGGGCCTCCAGCAAGAGAAtcagcagcaccggcagctTGTTCGTCACC ACGGCCTCATTCACCGCAACTCTTTGTTTCCTCCGAATtcgactttgactttgacatcACCGACAATGAGTCTGCCCGCCAGGATACCAGAAACGCAAAGCGGCCACGAATCTCCAAATCACCACCTCGTTCACCATCTCGTCTGCCTTCTAACCCTTCTCGAGCAGCTCCGCCTCCCTTTCTCAGCACCACCAATAACAGACCGAGCCGATTGGAATTCGACCCAATCGAATTCACCAGCTCCATCGACCCAGATACCCCCATAGTTCAGCACAACGCCAGCAATGCCGGATCACGTTTTactcagcctcagccagcGCAGACAAATAAGGCACCTCCAGAGATATCTTTGAACTCTGATCCCTTTGCTAGCTCCCCGCCGCCAGCAACTCGTGTTGCGCCTGAAGAACGAGCAAAGAAACGCGAGACAACGACCACCATAGCTGACGAATTCTCCGATCCCTTTGCAAGCTCTCCGCTTCCTCCAGCTCTGCCTCCTCCGCGTGAGCCACACAAACCAAAAGAACAATCAGAGTCGCTACATCCGAAGTTAAACATTGACGAATTCTCGGATCCATTTACCAGCTCACAAGACTTCAACCTCCTTCTACCTATCAATGTCTCCACCCCTCGCAGAGCAGCTTCTGTAGAGGTGGTTGACTACGCTCGGAGACAGAAGCACTGGGATCCGATTTCAAGTTCTGCTCCAGAGAAAACCCCACGGGTTTCGtcaccgaagaagaagactacTGCCGGACCAGCTGTCATTAACATCGACTCTGATTCGTCAGGTACATCCGAGGACGAGTTTCCAGACATTGCCGATTTCAACGCCTCTCATCCCAGGCCCCGTCCTCGCTCTCCCATTCGCCGCTCTC CTACAAGCACGATAGCTGCAAGAACAGCAGAGCAGCGAGCCCGTGATAAAGAGGCTCAAGTAGCTGCAAAAGCCGTCGAGAAAGAGCGAAAACGGCAGGAAAAAGAACAGCTCAAAGAGGCCAAAGCCCTGGAAAAGGAGCGCGCTGCTGCGCTGGCAGAAGTGAACAAAGTTCGCACAGACAAAAAGGTTTCGACGCCGGAGATGATTCTCATCATGCCATCAAGCGTAAATGAAGGACTAAAAGTACAGCTAGAGACGCTATTGGACGGGTTAAGCGTAGAATATACCACCCGGGAGAGTCCCATTGGCAACGCCTTCAAGTGGGCAAGAAAGGTCCGGAGCCGTTTCGATGATGAGATGGGCCGCTGGGAACCAATCCCGCTGCAGatcaaggctgagaagcaCGCATTAATCCTGCTCACGGCAGATGAGTTTGTTGACATGGCCGTCAACGACTCTGTAGACTCCAACGTCTCTCGGACAAAGAGGCACTTCCCCGGTCACGAATTGATTTACCTTCTCGAAGGAATTAATCtctggatgaggaagaaTCGCAACATTCGAAATCGCAGATTCACATCTGGCGTGCGCGCACAAGAACAGCCGGATTCcgaagcaacagcaacagcagcatcgacCACAGCCGCTCCCCGTAGACGCCGTAACAACGCTGCTGTCGAGGAGTACATTTCTGAAGATATTGTCGAAGACGCAATACTGCGGTTACAAGTCGAGCATGATGTTTTGATCCATCACACGGCAGTGCCGTTGGAAACTGCGCAATGGATTGTCGCCTTTACGCAGCACATATCGACCATTCCgtacaagaagatgagagacaAGATGACCTCTGCGGCAGGCTTCTGCATGGAGAGCGGACAGGTTCGCACTGGCGACGATGCGCGATATACGTACGTTCGCTTGCTTCAGGAGATTGCGCGCGTCACGGCACCGATTGCCTACGGAATCGTCTCGGAGTTTGGTACTGTGAGCGAGCTTGTCAGGGGGCTTGAGCAGGGAGGCCCGTTGAGGTTGGAGAATGTGCGGAAGAGTGCCAACAAAGACGGTGCGGTTTCGGATAGAGCGGTGGGACAGGCTGTGAGCAGGAGGATTCACAAAGTCTTTACGGggagggatgagatgagtaCGGATGTATGA